In Penaeus vannamei isolate JL-2024 chromosome 4, ASM4276789v1, whole genome shotgun sequence, a single window of DNA contains:
- the LOC113809030 gene encoding uncharacterized protein isoform X1: MTAEKKICFSICICQMTAILSGVALLYLAVIVVIPSKDELALNFHTTPIMCTTITAKDISASGKKLQCHWSTCSEWCLSKGSGTCMQIHVMVRNNGSRVNFRDCVDISDENCSALDVNATFVKWCKKGECHDLTGMFNCTKDADNGCRDITPAFVCTNRRKPVKSIECNEEQCSERLDGVFTCKEGKCHQLKDIGKYWRDCERKCTKLEMRERNVIIFSRERLVATACSSMDSPDNNTIAEVSESQDWRDKKTAVFLFCTYIEKVNGKKTYDLLTSDCFNATMATAEEFQHMRSYMDLLALHQTLGNRSEWVIEPESTLRIMNNTQLRINSQGCVNTLKKECTAFFETHAHDGFDGITPDRYPCYYTDLNGEFVIGKFDPNMTRLHLLVASILPGCLFVFACTCLFICSKSVGVDDEGHLRVTLLQSGGAGANKEPVQFDELL, translated from the coding sequence ATGACAGCTGAGAAAAAGATTTGCTTTAGTATCTGCATCTGTCAGATGACAGCGATTCTGTCCGGCGTGGCGCTGCTCTACCTCGCCGTGATCGTCGTGATCCCGTCCAAGGATGAACTGGCCCTCAACTTCCACACGACGCCCATCATGTGCACGACCATCACGGCGAAGGACATCTCGGCGAGCGGCAAGAAGCTGCAGTGCCACTGGTCCACCTGCTCGGAGTGGTGCCTCTCCAAGGGCTCGGGCACCTGCATGCAGATTCACGTCATGGTGAGAAACAACGGCTCGAGGGTCAACTTCAGAGACTGTGTGGATATTTCGGACGAAAATTGCTCGGCCTTGGACGTGAACGCCACGTTCGTCAAGTGGTGCAAGAAAGGCGAGTGCCACGACCTGACGGGGATGTTCAACTGCACCAAAGACGCCGACAACGGCTGTCGTGACATCACGCCGGCCTTCGTCTGCACCAACCGCAGGAAGCCCGTGAAATCCATCGAGTGCAACGAGGAGCAGTGCAGCGAGCGGCTGGACGGCGTGTTCACCTGCAAGGAGGGCAAGTGCCACCAGCTCAAGGACATCGGCAAGTACTGGCGCGACTGCGAGCGGAAGTGCACCAAGCTGGAGATGCGAGAGCGGAACGTCATCATCTTCAGCCGCGAGAGGCTCGTGGCGACGGCGTGCTCGTCTATGGACTCGCCCGACAACAACACCATCGCGGAGGTGAGCGAATCGCAGGACTGGCGCGACAAGAAGACGGCCGTCTTCCTCTTCTGCACCTACATCGAGAAGGTGAACGGCAAGAAGACCTACGACCTGCTCACCTCCGACTGCTTCAACGCCACCATGGCCACGGCCGAGGAGTTCCAGCACATGCGGAGCTACATGGACCTGCTGGCGCTGCACCAGACCCTGGGCAACCGCTCGGAGTGGGTCATCGAGCCCGAATCCACGCTCCGCATCATGAACAACACTCAACTCCGCATCAACTCCCAGGGCTGCGTGAACACCCTCAAGAAGGAGTGCACGGCGTTCTTCGAGACCCACGCCCACGATGGCTTCGACGGCATCACGCCCGACCGCTACCCCTGCTACTACACCGACCTCAACGGCGAATTCGTCATCGGAAAGTTCGACCCCAACATGACCCGCCTCCACCTGCTGGTCGCCTCCATCCTGCCCGGCTGCCTCTTCGTCTTCGCTTGCACCTGCCTCTTCATCTGCTCCAAATCGGTAGGAGTGGACGACGAGGGCCACTTGCGGGTGACACTTCTCCAAAGCGGGGGCGCAGGAG
- the LOC113809030 gene encoding uncharacterized protein isoform X2: MTAEKKICFSICICQMTAILSGVALLYLAVIVVIPSKDELALNFHTTPIMCTTITAKDISASGKKLQCHWSTCSEWCLSKGSGTCMQIHVMVRNNGSRVNFRDCVDISDENCSALDVNATFVKWCKKGECHDLTGMFNCTKDADNGCRDITPAFVCTNRRKPVKSIECNEEQCSERLDGVFTCKEGKCHQLKDIGKYWRDCERKCTKLEMRERNVIIFSRERLVATACSSMDSPDNNTIAEVSESQDWRDKKTAVFLFCTYIEKVNGKKTYDLLTSDCFNATMATAEEFQHMRSYMDLLALHQTLGNRSEWVIEPESTLRIMNNTQLRINSQGCVNTLKKECTAFFETHAHDGFDGITPDRYPCYYTDLNGEFVIGKFDPNMTRLHLLVASILPGCLFVFACTCLFICSKSVGVDDEGHLRVTLLQSGGAGGNASEL, encoded by the coding sequence ATGACAGCTGAGAAAAAGATTTGCTTTAGTATCTGCATCTGTCAGATGACAGCGATTCTGTCCGGCGTGGCGCTGCTCTACCTCGCCGTGATCGTCGTGATCCCGTCCAAGGATGAACTGGCCCTCAACTTCCACACGACGCCCATCATGTGCACGACCATCACGGCGAAGGACATCTCGGCGAGCGGCAAGAAGCTGCAGTGCCACTGGTCCACCTGCTCGGAGTGGTGCCTCTCCAAGGGCTCGGGCACCTGCATGCAGATTCACGTCATGGTGAGAAACAACGGCTCGAGGGTCAACTTCAGAGACTGTGTGGATATTTCGGACGAAAATTGCTCGGCCTTGGACGTGAACGCCACGTTCGTCAAGTGGTGCAAGAAAGGCGAGTGCCACGACCTGACGGGGATGTTCAACTGCACCAAAGACGCCGACAACGGCTGTCGTGACATCACGCCGGCCTTCGTCTGCACCAACCGCAGGAAGCCCGTGAAATCCATCGAGTGCAACGAGGAGCAGTGCAGCGAGCGGCTGGACGGCGTGTTCACCTGCAAGGAGGGCAAGTGCCACCAGCTCAAGGACATCGGCAAGTACTGGCGCGACTGCGAGCGGAAGTGCACCAAGCTGGAGATGCGAGAGCGGAACGTCATCATCTTCAGCCGCGAGAGGCTCGTGGCGACGGCGTGCTCGTCTATGGACTCGCCCGACAACAACACCATCGCGGAGGTGAGCGAATCGCAGGACTGGCGCGACAAGAAGACGGCCGTCTTCCTCTTCTGCACCTACATCGAGAAGGTGAACGGCAAGAAGACCTACGACCTGCTCACCTCCGACTGCTTCAACGCCACCATGGCCACGGCCGAGGAGTTCCAGCACATGCGGAGCTACATGGACCTGCTGGCGCTGCACCAGACCCTGGGCAACCGCTCGGAGTGGGTCATCGAGCCCGAATCCACGCTCCGCATCATGAACAACACTCAACTCCGCATCAACTCCCAGGGCTGCGTGAACACCCTCAAGAAGGAGTGCACGGCGTTCTTCGAGACCCACGCCCACGATGGCTTCGACGGCATCACGCCCGACCGCTACCCCTGCTACTACACCGACCTCAACGGCGAATTCGTCATCGGAAAGTTCGACCCCAACATGACCCGCCTCCACCTGCTGGTCGCCTCCATCCTGCCCGGCTGCCTCTTCGTCTTCGCTTGCACCTGCCTCTTCATCTGCTCCAAATCGGTAGGAGTGGACGACGAGGGCCACTTGCGGGTGACACTTCTCCAAAGCGGGGGCGCAGGAGGTAACGCTAGCGAGCTGTGA